The window ATAACATGTGGAACATTATACATTACCATAATGGCAGAACTGACCTTTTCAATTGACCATGTTAGATTAGCAAACCAAACAAGGACAAAAAGTCCTCCAGGAAAAGGAGTGATAATTAATACGAATATTAGAAAAGGACTCAAACGCGTCTCATAGGCTTGTTCTATATTATTAAACATGTGCTGCAGAAATTCCAGTTACATGAAGCTCTAAGACAGTCTTTTATATTTCTTTACTGTTAGGGTATAACTATAAATCCTATCTTAAAGAACCGACAGGAGGCAGTTTTAATTGTACATGATAAACTGCGAATTTGTcggaattaatataaaattccaGACTTCCAGGGCTATTCTGACAACAGTCACTCTTTAGTCACTGGGATGAAACCGTTGCCAGAACTTTGCagatattaaaacaaaatatttatacttcTATTGACATGAAGTACATAAGGTATGAGCCTGTATTAAGAAAAAAGTCTCAATTACCGTCATATAATCATATTGAGAAGGAATGCCAAACTCCAATCCTGCGTCACTTGGCATTCGTTGAATGCGTAGTCCTATTAAACCTAATTCTTGCATAACCTGCATCAACTCATATATCAAAATTCACATCCAACTAAAATATACACCAAGTCAATAAAAGAAAGTGCCAAATAAAATAGGAGTTGTATGAACACACTGGATGAACACAAGAAGGAATGAGGCCAAGATCTTCTCCACAAGCCAGCATATCAGATGAGTTTAGAAGGGCTGGGAGAGTTTTAAGAGCATTTTCTCGCCAAAGATTTTCTTGCCGATGGAAGTAGTAGTCATAGTAGAGCCTTTTCAAAACATTTTTACTGTAACATAGGAGAACTAATAAGATATGATACTGTTGATGTAAGTATAATATAGAAGTCACGAGGAAACTAGAAAAATATACATGACTCATGAGTCATGACTGTCATGCAAGAACACCAAAATGTCAGCTGTATATATACATGCACAGTCTATTTTAGTTCAATTCGAACAAATTTATTCATAGATCAAATGGCACATACCTGTGCTCATCTAAATCTTTGAAACTTGATGTATCTTCAATATTGAATCTAGGATAGAATTTCCGAGGATCTTCTGGATCTTTAATGAGTGCTATGTTCTGTCACCAATAGTTTACACAATTTAATCATAAGATTGTGCCAGACTGAGTTAAACAGACAATAGAAGCGGCATCTGTACATAGGATTTCAGGAAGCTATACAAGAAATCCAAGATTTGTCTCAATGTAAACCTGTTAAGTACCTGCATAAGATCAAAAAGTTTGCGCCGTAGTTCAACTTCATCCTCCGAGAACAATGACTTCTCCATACACAATTTTAGTGCAGAAGCAATCTTCCTCTCCGTGTTGCAGTCCTCCTTAAACTATTATGTTTATGGAAAAGAGATATTACTTGAGAACTAGGATTGAGTGCTGAAAGCAAACATATTTCAGATGAAGATAGAAAGTAGATACCCATGTAACCCATCAGTTGGATAAAAGGAATAAATAAGTATATGGATCTTTGATGACGAGACATCAATCACATCTTCCTAATATCATGGACTCCCTGATCTTTTAGTTACCTTGTTAACATCTATGTCTTAGGTgactatataaataatttggTTCAAGTCTCACAACATAAGCTCCAAATATTCTAGATATCAAAAGCAAAGATTGTTACAAATTCTCCCCATAAATATACTCACTACATGCCAATTACTCTTAATATAGTACCTTGGGTATGCAAAATAGTTTAAAGTCTTATTCAGACCGATAATATGGAAACCTTAAACAAGACTATCAGTCGTGTTTGTAAATTGGTGCCAAACTACTGGATACCTATATAATTTATGTAGTAAAACAGGCTCAGTATAGCTGTAGGATTTTACTATATACAGTCATCATTACAAAGGTAACAAACTCCATGTAAATATTTGCCAACAGTACTAAATGCATGACTAGAATAAGAGAAGCATATTTAAGACCAGGAAACTTGTCAGACGTATAAGTATAAAAGAAAGTGGCTAACTTTTTCTAATCTAGTCGAGCTCTTATTCACATTTTGTTACtcaacaattttattttatttttgtaaattttaagaCATGTGAGTGCATCACAAAATTGTTTGCTAATATTCTTTTACGATATAAAGTATCTGTGACTAACTATACACAAAAAATGCCAaagaattaaaaacaataacatATAACATAATACATAAAATTACCACCTCGTAAAAATTCTTCTGATATTCATTCATAAAGTTAGCAGCTACAACACTCCAAGATGGCCCAAATATTTCCTGGAGACCAGAAAAAGGAACAGCAGCAATAGTCAGGCTCTATAGTGGTAAAGCAGTGAAGCAAATACTATGCAtcataaaaaatagtaaaaataattaatcaggAAGCATTGTATTGACAACGAACGTCAGTAAGTTTTCAGGAACCAATACAACCTTCAGGTTTTCTTGCAGAATGTAGGGACGACTCAAGCGATCAAAGTCCCATATTCCCTCTTTTTCAAGCTCTTCCTAGTAAAAGGGGGAAAAAAATCTGTAAAGACTAAAAAGAATGCAACTTTATGTCAAGAAGATATAGGTTCTGCTCAAGTATCAATGTGGATATCTTCAACCGCACAAACTTGGAAGGTCTAACCTGACTAAGAGGGATAGAGGGGCGGAATTTTCCAACCAGGCCTGTCATTGCATGATCAGGAAGCTCCCAGATTCTAAAGAAACCCAAAATGTGATCAATGCGGTAAGCTGTGAAGTACTTGCCCATCTATcatgacaggaaataaaattgaaaaatttggTATCATAAAGAATAATCAGTATTTCTGGAAAAACAATATTAGGTGACCTGCGTCAAACGAGCTCGCCACCAAGCATAGTTGTCTTTTGACATTTCCTCCCAGTTATAAGTGGGAAATCCCCAGTTCTGCCCATTTTTGTCAAAATAGTCTGGAGGTGCCCCAGTAGAGGTATTCATGCGGAACAAACTAGGATATACCCAAGTATCCACACTATTCCGGTCCACGCCTATAGGAAGATCACCTTTCAACACAACTCCCTTCCTTCTTGCATATTCTGAAGCTTCAAGTAACTGTCATTACCAAACAACATTTCAAGAAAGTTTTTTTCCTGGAGATGGCCATAAGTGAAAAATAGATAAGAAACAAGTTTGCTCACTTGTATATGCAGATGGAACTGGATATAGTAGTGAAAGCATATTATATCGTAATGGAAGCTGTCCTTTGACGTAAGCTTCTCAAGCTGACAAAAGAGAGAAACAGTTAAGAAGTTCATTTCACCACATTAACTTAACATGAAATTACTATTAGTTCCTAATATAGAGTACAGAGAGCATAAAATGCATATTCCTCATCAGATAACTCTCTCCTCCCTTCTTCCTTGTCATTTTGTGTGATATATTTCATTTGTATGTCCCACAATTAACATATTACCCTTACGATTGTGAGGTTCGGTTTGGCGGAGCAGTGCACCTCATTTGCAATTTTACTTTATCCATTTCAAGAGTATATTTAGAGACAAATTAGTGATCTCAagtccttatataatataaattttttagggGAGGGTGAATACAAGAAACCTTGACAAACGAAATCACTAATTTCAACAGGTCAATCCAGATAAATATAGGAAAGCATATTTTTTTCTTGAACTTAATCTAGAGTACACATTGTGGCTATATGCAGGACAGATGGCCTCACAGAGTATAATTATTCGCCTGATCCAAATTCAATAAAAGAACAGGTTTTCCTGCAAAACCTAAGGAAGTCATATTAATTATTACCTTGTCAGTTGAAAAATGAGAGAAGAGGCCCCACTGGCTATGATCTGCTGTTCCAAAAAAATCACGCAAGAAACAGAAAGCTGCATATGGTTTCAACCAATCCTGTCCAACCAAGAGAAAGAATAAATAGTAATATAAAGACAAAGTAGTAGTCCGTAAAGACACCAAATAAAGTTCATGCAACAATACTTggcacaaaaaaaaaagtacatgCAACACAATCTTAGAAATGAACCCCGAGTATTGTAGGATACTGAGAATGGCTCTACCTCATTCTCTGTAAAGAATTTACTGAAGGAACTTGAGTTCAGTATTACATCCTTTTCCAGGCTGAACATTTTTTTGGCAATTGAGAGCTTTTTCGCCAATGTGGCCTCATAATCCACATGCTGCAAATCAAATGGATTATATAATTGTTGTGTCTTTTAATTAAGATGATAAAATGAATAGCATACCATTATGTTACATGGAGGATTAAATATAATAGTTTGTGGATCTTTTATAACAAAATACCTTTACATGACAAACCAATCTGAAAACCTGAGTTATTACAAATATGCTACACTTAAACTAATAAAGTAATCAGATATAGCGATCTCATATTACGCCTGATACTTCATTCCTTATCACAGATGCAGTTACTTCTGACAGGAGAGTGcctaaaaatatcatattacaAGGTTTTGTATATATGGGACAAATTTGAATTCATGATTATCTTCTCTAGATATCATATCACCTTACTTGAGAGTTAAGAACACCTGCTATGATTATCAATATATGATAGTTATGGATATAAGTTAGGTTTTGGCCACAACGGAGGTCGTACATACTTTAATATACTTTAATAGTAGTTGAAGATTCAGGTCCATAATAATACCTATATACACCTGTCAATCTTGTCCTATGCAGTTTAATGAGTATATAGTTACTAATTTTTCATGTTAGCATAGAACTTATGTCACGTCAGATACTACTGacttgaaaatttaaaacatccccgtgttacaacttacaagtacTCTGATTAGGGAATAGGTGTTAGCAGTTTAAATGTTAGAGAAGTCTATTCTTAACTGCCAGGCCAAGGACCATGGCATATCCAATTATACGAGTCCATATGTGAGAATATATGTATTTGTGGTATAGCTAAAAGTATACCTTTCCATTTAGCTGTCCTCTTGCCATCTCTATCTCTTGctgcacaaaaaaaaaaaaaaaagacaaatgcAATAAAAGCTTATTATGAAGACGTTTGGTTGATCTTCTAACACTTACATGTGCAAAATTAAATTAGCTAAAGGGCCCTAACACCCCTATTTCACTAGCTCGGCAATGCTTAGTAAGAGCATATGTCATTAATTGTATGATAAGCAATAAGAAGGGAAGTAGAGAACACCTTGATATCTTTTGGAATATCTTGTGAAAGTGCTTGTACTCTTAGATATAACGGATGCAGTGCACATACCGACAGTGAGCTGCATAACCAAAAAGACACATATAAACAAAATTCCAAGTCATCATTTAGCATATAGGtctctgatttttttatttttttattttgacagAGCATATAGGAATAGGTCTCTGATTGATTTGATACTCATATACTTTATATGTTCATTGGTATTAATTGATCTTTGGAAGCTGAAAAAGAACTGATAATGTGTGTAGAATGTACAATGAAATACATATGTACAGAATAGAAGAAACCCACAAATCTGTTTTCTATGTTTGAACGATGACAAATTAacatcaatcaaaattttaaaaaactcatTTACACTCCCAATTTCACCTAACTAGTTACCCTTTAAGATTAGGGGCACGGACATTAGAAATTCAATCATATGTTTAGCAATATGATTCTGACAGTGCTGAGAACTAAGGAAAAGCCTGGTGGTGAAGACTCGTCTCATAGGTTATATTCCTCACACACACCCATCTCTGATACTTGATAAGTAAACTGCCAAAATAAAGAGGGGCACAGATATGTTGACTAGGATAATCATTTCTACTTAGGGCAGGGGGTTATTCAACCTGTACGGATATGAATCCCACCACATCATGTTCACTGATGTATCATTAATAGGTAAAAGCTGAACTAAATGGAAGCCTGAATTAACAGCCCAGTCCACAAGTAGCTTTAAATCAAGAAATTCTCCAGCTCCAAGATCAGCCTCTGATCTGATAGAGAACATCGGTATAGCAACTCCAGCACCCCTCCATGGCATTTCCTTGTAGAAAAATGTAGCAAATTTTAAACATTTAGTCAAGGTTGCAGTTCCTCTGCgagtttcaaattttttctaaaaCTAATAGATGTGTTTAAAACTTACCCGCATCATACCGTCAGAAAGAACAACATACTTCGCTTGATTAGTTGAGAAGTCAATAAAGAGCTCCCGATTTGGACCCGTTTCTAGAGAGAAGTCTCCTGCTTTGCTGTATTTACTGTACTTGTATGT of the Daucus carota subsp. sativus chromosome 4, DH1 v3.0, whole genome shotgun sequence genome contains:
- the LOC108218439 gene encoding 4-alpha-glucanotransferase DPE2 codes for the protein MVDFGVLADKKSLKSAKASFRIPYFTQWGQSLLVCGSEPVLGAWNVKKGVLLSPTHQGDELIWGGTLTVPAGFDSEYSYYVVNDQRTVLRWEAGKKRRLVLPDEVQDGEVVEFHGLWQAGSDALPFRSAFKNVIFGKCLSLNSEITPGIIQNKLDGKDGIVVQFKICCPNIEEETTVYVIGSSLKLGRWKVQDSLKLNYAGDSLWQADCIMQKDDFPIKYKYSKYSKAGDFSLETGPNRELFIDFSTNQAKYVVLSDGMMREMPWRGAGVAIPMFSIRSEADLGAGEFLDLKLLVDWAVNSGFHLVQLLPINDTSVNMMWWDSYPYSSLSVCALHPLYLRVQALSQDIPKDIKQEIEMARGQLNGKHVDYEATLAKKLSIAKKMFSLEKDVILNSSSFSKFFTENEDWLKPYAAFCFLRDFFGTADHSQWGLFSHFSTDKLEKLTSKDSFHYDIICFHYYIQFHLHIQLLEASEYARRKGVVLKGDLPIGVDRNSVDTWVYPSLFRMNTSTGAPPDYFDKNGQNWGFPTYNWEEMSKDNYAWWRARLTQMGKYFTAYRIDHILGFFRIWELPDHAMTGLVGKFRPSIPLSQEELEKEGIWDFDRLSRPYILQENLKEIFGPSWSVVAANFMNEYQKNFYEFKEDCNTERKIASALKLCMEKSLFSEDEVELRRKLFDLMQNIALIKDPEDPRKFYPRFNIEDTSSFKDLDEHSKNVLKRLYYDYYFHRQENLWRENALKTLPALLNSSDMLACGEDLGLIPSCVHPVMQELGLIGLRIQRMPSDAGLEFGIPSQYDYMTVCAPSCHDCSTLRAWWEEDEERRCQFFKTMMGSEKLPPSQCVPEIVNFILRQHVESPSMWAIFPLQDLLALREEYTTRPAVEETINDPTNPRHYWRFRVHVTLESLLKDKELTKAIKDLVRGSGRSHPLSAEAESNVTQQVHLVSDKQEITVGQDKLPLANKLNGVPETKTIPVL